CCCGTCGATCTCGTGGTCGACGGCGTGACGGTGCTCGCCGTAGTGGTCGATGTAGTCCTGGACCTCGGCGAGCGACCCCAGCACCCGCACCCGGTCGGAGGTGGGGAGACCCCACGCCTGCAGGGCGTCGTACGCCGTGGACTGGCTGGTCGGCTCGAACCCCTCGCGGTGGCCGATGCCGTGGCACACCATGCCGAGCGCCCGGGTGGCCGTGACCCGCGGGTCCTTCTGGCGCAACGAGCCCGCTGCGGCGTTGCGGGGGTTGGCGAAGACCGGCTTGCCGGCGTCGGCCATCGTCTCGTTGAGGCGCTCGAAGGCCTCGACGGGGAGGAACACCTCGCCGCGGACCTCGACCAGGGCCGGCACCGGGAACCCGTCGGCCACGGTCAGCCGGTGGGGGACGGCGTCGATGGTCTTGACGTTGGGCGTGACGTCCTCGCCGGTCCGGCCGTCGCCTCGGGTGAGGGCTCGGACCAGCCGCCCCTCCTCGTAGAGCAGGTTGATCGCCAGGCCGTCGACCTTGAGCTCGCACAGCAGCGCCGGGTCGGTCACCCCGTCACGCCCCAGCCGCGCGTGCCACGCGGTCAGCTCCTCGAGCGAGAAGGCGTTGTCGAGCGACTCCATCGGCCGCAGGTGGTCGACCGCGGTGAACTCCGTGCTGACCGCGCCGCCGACCTTCTGGGTCGGGCTGTCGGGGGTCCGCAGCTCGGGCCAGCGCTCCTCCAGCTCCTCGAGCTCGCGCATCCGGCCGTCGAAGTCGGCGTCGGACATCGTCGGGTCGTCGAGCACGTAGTAGCGCCAGCGCGCCCCCTCGACCACCTCGACGAGCTGTCGGTGCTGGTCACGGACCTCGGCGGGGGCCGGCTCGGGGGCGGCCGCGGGTGGGGTCATGGCCCCATCTTGCCGGGCGGCGCAGACACCGGGGCGGGGGCTCCGGGGCGTGGGGGCGGTGCACGCGCGGCCCGGGAGGCGCTGTGACCCATCTGAGAGGCTGGACGGGTCCGAAGACACCCCGTGAAGGCCTCTGCGACCGTGACCGACCACTCCCCCTCGATGACCCGCCACCCCGCGCCGGGCACCACCCGCGGCGTCGTCCTGATGCTGCACGGCGGCAAGGCCCGTGGTCACACCATCGTCGACAACCGCAGCGCCTCCTGGCGCCGGTCGGCCGCGATGGCCCGGTCGATCGCGGGCACCGCCGGGGAGGCAGGCGCCGCGGTGTGGCTGCTGCGTTACCGGCACCGCGGCTGGAACGGCGGCCACGGCCCGGTCGAGGACGCGCGATGGGCGCTGGACCAGGTGCGCGCCGAGCACGGCGAGGTCCCCACGGTCCTGCTGGGCCACTCGATGGGCGCCCGGACCTCCATCCACGTGGCCGACCACCCCCTGGTCCGCGGCGTGGTCGCGCTCGCGCCGTGGTTCACCGACGCGGAACCCGTCGGGGCCCTGGCCGGCAAGCGCCTGGTCGCGGCCCACGGCAGCCGCGACCGGATCACCTCGGCGCGGGCGACCCGGGCCTTCGTCCAGCGGGTGCGGAGCGCGGGCGCCGACGCGGCGTACGTCGACATGGGCCCGGTCGGGCACTACATGCTGCGTCGGGTCTCGGCGTGGAACGACGTGGCCGTGGGCCGGTCGCTGGAGCTCCTCGACAGCCGCTGACCGGGCCCACCCATGACCCCCGAGGGGTCGTCGTCGTTGATGGGGACATGAGGCCCACTCGGATCGTCGCGCTGCTGCTCGGAGCGCTCGTCACCGCCCTGCTCACCACCGCCCCCGGGGGTGCCGCCCCCGGCGCCGCTGCCGAGGGCACCGAGAGCTACGAGGTGCACTACGTGCCCACCGTGGGTGACGCGGTGATCCGCGTCGAGGTGTGGCGCGACACCGCCCACGACGCCGCCGGGCAGCCGGTGCTGCTGACGTACTCGCCCTACAACTCCATCGGCGAGCCCGACCCCGCTCGCGACTCGCTGGGTCGCGACTACGTCCCGCGGGGCTACGCGCGGGCGGTGGCCGACGTGATCGGCACCCGCGGCTCGACCGGGTGCTGGGACTACGGCGGCCGGGCGGAGCAGCAGTCGGGTGTCGACGTCGTGAAGTGGCTCGCCGACCGGGGCTGGTCCAACGGTCGCGTGGGCATGATCGGCGGCTCCTACAACGGCACCACCGCCTCGATGGTCGCGGCGCGCGGCCGCGACGTGCCCGAGCTCAAGGCCATCGTCCCGATCGCGGCGATCAGCCGCTGGTACGGCTACGCCTACGGCAACGGGGTCCGCTACCTCCTCAACTCCGAGCAGCCGACCGACGAGGGCTTCGACACTCCCCTCGCCTTCGACCTGGGCTTCGGCAAGACCGTGGCTGCCGACCCGATGGGACAGACCTTCGCCGACACCGTGCGGGCCCGGGCCGCGGAGTGCGGCACGGTGGAGCACACCGAGGCCGGCTACGACCGCAACCCCGACTACGACGGCTTCTGGCGCGAGCGCGACTACCGCCGCCACGCCGACGACTTCCGCGCGGCAGTGCTGCTCGCCCACGGCTGGCAGGACTTCAACGTCAAGCAGGAGGAGGGGACCGAGCTGTGGCGCGACATCCCTGTCGACCGGCCCGGCACCGCCCGCACCGAGGGTGTCCCCTTCAAGCTGATGTACCTCACCCAGGGCAAGCACAGCGGCGGCACGAACGGCCCGCAGTGGGACTCGTTGCTGCAGCGGTTCCTCGACCACACGCTGCTCGGCCGGCAGACCGGCATCCGCTCGGAAGGGCCGGTGATCACCCAGGGCGAGACCTCCGAGGGGGTCACCGACTTCCGGACGCTGGCCGACTACCCCGCCCCGGCAACCCGTCCGACGCGGCTGTGGCTGCGGCCCGACGGCACCCTGGCCGGATCTCCATCCGGGCAGCAGCACGTCGCGTCGTACCTCGAGACGGGCACCTCGACCGAGGAGGCGACCCCGGGCCTGCTCTACCGGTCCCAGCCGGCGGACGCGCGGACCCGGGTCGTCGGCTCCCCCGTGCTCGACGCCCGCCTGCGCGTTTCCGCGGAGACGATGCACCTGACCCCCGTGCTCTACGACGAGGCGCCGGACGGGTCGCGGAAGGTGGTCGCCCGCGGCTTCCAGCACCTCGACTACCGCAAGAGCCTGCGCACGGCCGACCCGGCCCCGGGCAAGTGGGTGAGGGCGCGCGTGCAGCTGCTGCCGGTCGACTACACCCTCGCCACCGGCCACCGGTTCGTGCTTGCCGTGCAGAGCTCCAACACCGTCTGGGCGGTCCCGGGCAACCCCGGCACCGTCGAGGTCCGTGACGGTCGGAAGGGGTCGTCGCTGCGGCTGCCGACCCTCTGATGTCGTGCCTGGCCAGGTCGTAGACGGAAGGACCGAACGCCGTCCCCCGCTGATCCGTCACGCGGGGGCGGCAGCGGTGAGTCCTCGTTGGGTCCTTCCGGTTACGCCCAGGTCCCGCACCCGCGAGTCCCCGGTCCTGACGCGCGCCCGCACATCGGCACGACAGCGCCGCCGATGTGAGTCACCCGGGGGCGCAGATCGTCGGCACAAGGACGGTGTCGACGCATTGCCGACCTACCGCTCGCCGACAAGAGCGGGCGACGCTCGCAGGAACTCCTCACCGATGAGTCGACGTCGACGGGCCAGCGTCTCGACCGGATTCGAGGAAGCGCCGGTGCTCACCCCAGCCGGCCGGCCGCGGTCCGGGCCACCGTCAGCGCCCGGGTCGCCCACTCCGGCGACGCCCCAGCGAGGCCGCAGCCGGGGCTGACGACCAGTGCCTCGGAGGGTTCGAGGCCGACCATCTCCAGCCAGCGCAGCACGCGGTCGGTGACGTCGTCGACCGGCGTCAGGGTCGGGACGACCCCGAGGGCCACCGCGACCCCCGCCTCCAGCGCCCCGGCGAGTGCGTCGTGGTCCGCCGGCCCGAGGGTGGCGGGGTCGACCGCCAGCCCGCGGGCACCGGCTCCGTGCAGCAGGTCCAGGGGGACGCCCGGCGCGCAGCAGTGCACCCACGGCTCGGCCCCGGCGTCACTGATCGCCTCGAGCACCCAGCGGAGCGCCTCGCTCGCCGCAGGCGGCTCGACGGAGCGGTGCTTGCCGAACCCGGACGCGGTCGGCACCCGCCCCGCGAGCACGGCGCCCAGGGCCGGCTCGTCGACCTGCACCACCCACCGGTCGACGCCGGGCAGCCGCCGGCGGAGGTCATCCAGGTGGCGGCGTACGGCCTCGGCGAGGGCCTGGGCGAGCTCACGACGGGCGCCGTGGTCGGCCAGGACGCGGTCACCCCGAGGACGCTCCACGGTCGCGGCAAGGGTCCACGGGCCCGCCAGCTGGGTCTTGAACGCCCCCTCGTAGCCCTGCGCCTGCTCCTCGAGCCGGTCGAGGTCCTGGGCCAGCTGGCTGCGGGCGCGCCGCTGGTCACGGCCCGCCGCGTCGGTCAGCCGCCAGCCGGCGGGCTGCAGGTCGAAGGCGAGGTCGTCGGTCACGGCGACCGCGCGGCCGGTCATCGAGGCTGCCGCCCCGCGGCCGGGGACCTCGGGCAGGTAGGGCAGGTCGGGCAGCTCGCCGAGCACGACCCGGACCGCCTCGGCGTACGCCGCGTCGTCCTCGCCCGGGTGGGAGCCGATCCCGGTGGCCAGCGTCACGCGCGGCCCGCCTCGGCGCGGGCGGTGGCGCTGATGGTGGCCGAGCCGACCACGCGGGTCCCGTCGTAGATCACGGCAGCCTGGCCCGGCGCGATGCCGTACGCCGGGTCGAGGAGCTCGATCGCGACGTGGTCGTCGTCGACCGTCACCACGGCCCGGTGCTCGTCCCCGTGGGCCCGCAGCTGCACCGTGCCCTCGAGCCGACCCGGCACCGTGCCGCACCAGCGAGGACGGATCCCGGTGATCCGGTCGACCGCCAGCTCCGAGCGTGGCCCGACGGTGACCGTGCCGCTGACCGGCTCGATGTCGAGGACGAACCGCGGCTTGCCGTCCGGCGCGGGCCGCCCGATGCGCAGCCCCTTGCGCTGGCCGATGGTGTAACCGAACGTGCCGGCGTGCTGCCCCAGCACCTCGCCGGTGGCCGAGTCGACGATGTCACCACCCCGGTTGGGGGCCCGGTCCCCCAGCTTCTCGGCCAGCCAGCCGGTGTTGTCGCCGTCGGCGACGAAGCAGATGTCGTGGCTGTCGGGCTTGTCGGCGACCAGCAGGCCACGCCGGGCGGCCTCCTCCCGCACCTGCGGCTTGGTCGAGCCGCCCAGCGGGAAGAGCGAGTGGCGAAGCTGCGCCTGGTCGAGCACGCCCAGCACGTAGGACTGGTCCTTGCCGTGGTCGACGGCGCGGTGCATCTCGACCAGGCCGTCGTCGCCCGTGCGCAGCTGGGCGTAGTGCCCGGTGGCGACGGCGTCGAAGCCCAGGCCGAGGGCCCGGTCGAGCACGGCGGCGAACTTGATCTTCTCGTTGCACCGCAGGCACGGGTTCGGCGTCCGCCCGGCGGCGTACTCGTCCATGAAGTCCTCGACCACGTCGTCGTGGAACCGCTCGGAGAGGTCCCAGACGTAGAAGGGGATCCCGATCACGTCGGCGGCGCGGCGGGCGTCGTTGCTGTCCTCGATGGTGCAGCAGCCCCGGGCGCCCGAGCGGTAGGAGGCGGGGTTGCGGGACAGCGCGAGGTGGATGCCGGTGACGTCGTGACCGGCGTCGACGGCGCGGGCGGCGGCGACCGCGGAGTCGACGCCGCCGGACATGGCAGCGACGACCCTCATGCGCGCTTCGCCGCCCTGGCCCGTTCGACGACCGGCCCGATCGCGGCGACGACGGCGTCCACGTCGGCCGGGGTAGAGGTGTGGCCGAAGGAGAACCGCAGCGAGTGTCGCGCCTGCTCCTCGTCGCAGCCCATGGCGAGCAGCACGTGCGAGGGCTGGGGTACGCCGGCGGAGCAGGCCGACCCGGTCGAGCACTCGATGCCGCGGGCGTCGAGCAACATCAGCAGCGAGTCGCCCTCGCAGCCGGGGAAGCCGAGGTGGGCGTTGCCCGGCAGCCGCTCGGTGCCGGCCACGTCGAGCTGTGGCCCGTGCAGGTGGGCGTCGGGCACGACCGCCAGCACCCGCCGCACCAGGTCGTCGCGGAGCGTCCGAAGACGCTCGGCGTGGTCGGGCTGCTCCTTGACCGCGGCCTCGACCGCCGCGGCGAACGCCGCGATGCCGGGGGTGTCGAGGGTGCCGCTGCGGATGTCGCGCTCCTGACCGCCGCCGTGGCCCAGCGGCGTCACGTCGACCTCGCGGCGTACGACGAGGGCGCCGACGCCGTAGGGGCCGCCGAGCTTGTGGCCGGTGAGCGTCATCGCCTCGACGCCCGAGGCGGCGAAGTCGACCGGGACCGCCCCGACCGCCTGGACGGCGTCGGTGTGGACGGGGATGCCGTGCGGGCCGGCGATGGCGGTCACCTCGGAGACCGGCTGCATGGTGCCGACCTCGTTGTTGGCCCACATGACCGACACGAGGGCGACGCTGTCGGGGTCACGCTCCACGGCCGCCCTGTAGGCCGCCTCGTCGAGCCGACCGCGCTCGTCGACCGGCAACAGCTCGACCTCGGCCCCCTCGTGCTCGGCGAGCCAGTGCAGCGGGTCCAGGACCGCGTGGTGCTCGACCGCCGTGGCCAGGATCCGGGTGCGGCGCGAGTCGGCCCGGCGGCGGGACCAGTAGATCCCCTTGAGCGCGAGGTTGTCGGCCTCGGTGCCGCCGGAGGTGAACACGACCTCTCCGGGTCTGCAGTCGAGCGCCTGCGCGATGGTCTCTCGCGACTCCTCCACGATCCGCCGGGCGTGGCGGCCGGAGGCGTGCAGCGAGCTGGGGTTGCCGACGTCGGCCAGCCGGGCCGTCAGCGCCTCGATCGCCACGGGCAGCATCGGCGTCGTGGCGGCGTGGTCGAGGTAGACGGAGCCGGTCTCGGTCATGACCTGCCAAGCGTACGGCGGCGCGGCAACCTGCCCGGCATCCGCGGTCGCGGAGCTACAGCAGCACCAGGTCGTCGCGGTGCACGACCTCGCGCTCGTAGGCGGACCCGAGCTCTTCCCTGAGCTGGTGGGAGGACTTGCCCAGCAGCGCCGGCACCTCCTCGGCGTCGAAGTTGACGAGCCCCCGGGCGACCGGGGTGCCGTCGGGCGCGACGAGGTCGACGGGGTCACCGGCCACGAACACCCCCTCGGCCCCCGTGACACCGGCGGCCAGCAGCGAGGCGCGCCGCTGGGTCACCGCCCGCACTGCGCCGTCGTCGATCCTCACGGAGCCCTTCGGCTCGGTCGCGTGGGCGAGCCACAGCAGCCGGGTGGGCCGCCGTCTCCCGGTGGGGTGGAACAGGGTGCCGACCGGTTCGCCGGCCAGGGCGGCCGCCGCCTGGTCCGCGGAGGTCAGCACGACGGGGATGCCCGCTCCACCCGCGATCCGGGCGGCGTCGACCTTGGTCTGCATGCCCCCGCTGCCGAGGCCGGCGGCCCCGGTCCTGCCGATCCGGACCCAGGAGAGGTCGTCACCGGCGGGCACCTCGGTGACCAGGCTGGTCCCGGGTCGGGTCGGGTTGCCGTCGTAGAGGCCGTCGACGTCGCTGAGCAGCACCAGGAGGTCCGCGTGCACCAGGTGGGCCACCAGTGCCGCCAGCCGGTCGTTGTCACCGAAGCGGATCTCGGAGGTCGCGACCGTGTCGTTCTCGTTGACGATCGGCAGCACGCCGAGCTCGAGGAGCTTGGCGAAGGTCTGGTAGGCGTTGCGGTAGTGGGAGCGCCGGGTCACGTCGTCGACGGTCAGCAGCACCTGCCCGGTCGTGACGCCGTGTCGGGCCAGCTCCTCGGTGTAGCGGTGCACCAGGAGCCCCTGCCCCACCGACGCCGCCGCCTGCTGCGCCGGCAGCGCCCGGGGCCGGCGGGCCAGTCCGAGGGGTGCGAGGCCGGCCGCGATCGCGCCGGATGAGACGAGCACCACCTCGCGCCCGGCGGACCGGCTCGCCGCCAGCACGTCCACGAGCCGTCGTACGCGCTCCGGGTCGATGCCGCCGGCGGCGGTGGTGAGCGACGAGGAGCCGATCTTCACCACCACCCGCCGGGCGGAGGTGACCTCGGGGCGGGTCGTCATGCCTCGGGGTCCGACTCGGCCCAGTCGGGGTCGTCGGCGCCGCCGATCTCGTAGGACGTCGGCCCGTACGCCGCGTCGCCGGTGTCCTCGCCGGCGTCTCCGCCCGAGCCACGTCGCAGCCTGCGCGCCACGTCGGCCCGGGTCTCTCCCTCACCGCGGTCGTCCATCCCGGCCTGGATGTCGCGGCGTCGGCGCGCGGCGGGCCGCTGCTCGTCGAAGCGGGAGTCCTCGCCCCGGCGGGCGAGGTTCTCCGCCCCGGCGTCGAGGCCCGGCCGGAAGTCGAAGACGACCGCGTCGTCCGGGTGACCGATGAGGACCGTGTCGCCCTCGACGGCGCCCAGCTCGAGCAGCCGTGCCTCCACCCCGAGCCGGTTGAGCCGGTCGGCGAGGAAGCCCACGGCCTCGTCGTTGCTGAAGTCGGTCTGCCGGACCCAGCGCTCGGGCTTCTCCCCCCGCACCCGCCAGCCTTCCCCGGTCTCCTTCACGGTGAAGGTGTCGGCTCCGTCGGCGCTGGGCGGCCGCAGCACGATCCGGGTCGCCTCCACCTCCGGCTCGGCCGCCCGCGCCGCCTCGACGATGCCGGCCATCGCGAAGGTGAGCTCGCGCAGCCCCTCCCCCGAGGCCGCCGAGACCACGAAGACGCGCAGGTCCCTGGCGTCGAGCTCGTCGGCGACCATCGCGGCGATCTCCCGCCCGTCGGGGACGTCCGCCTTGTTGAGGGCGACCAGCCGGGGTCGGTCCTCCAGCCCTCCGTAGCGGGCGAGCTCGTTCTCGATCACGTCGAGGTCGTCGACCGGGTTGCGGCCTGGCTCGAGCGTCGCGGTGTCGATCACGTGGACCAGGGCGGCGCACCGCTCGATGTGGCGCAGGAAGTCGTGGCCGAGTCCGCGGCCCTCGCTGGCACCCTCGATGAGCCCGGGGACGTCGGCCACCGTGAACGTGGTGTCGCCCGCCGTCACCACGCCCAGATTGGGTACCAGGGTGGTGAACGGGTAGTCCGCGATCTTGGGACGCGCCCGTGACATCGCCGCGACCAGGCTGGACTTGCCGGCGCTCGGGAAGCCGACGAGCCCGATGTCGGCGACGACCTTGAGCTCGAGCACGATGTCGAGCTCGTCGCCGGGCTCGCCCAGGAGGGCGAAGCCGGGCGCCTTCCGCTTGGAGGAGGCCAGGGCCGCGTTGCCCAGCCCGCCGCGGCCGCCCGCCGCGACCACCAGCTCGGTCCCGGGGCCGACGAGGTCGGCCAGCACCGTGCCGCCCGGGTCGCGGACCACAGTGCCGTCCGGGACCGGCAGCACCAGGTCGTGGCCGTGGGCGCCGTTGCGGTGGCCGCCCGCGCCGTGCCCGCCGTGCTCGGCGCGCCGCTTCGGGCTGTGGTGGTAGTCGACGAGGGTGGTGACGTCGCGCTCCACACGGAGGATCACCGACCCGCCCGGGCCACCGTTGCCACCGTCCGGCCCGCCGAGCGGCTTGAACTTCTCACGGTGGACCGAAGCCACGCCGTTGCCACCCCGCCCGGCGGCGACGTGCAGCGTCACCCGGTCGATGAAGGACGGGACAGCCATGAGGACATTCCTATCGGCTCGAGGGTCTGGTCGAAATGACGAAGGGCGTCCCGGTCTGGCGGGACGCCCTTCGGTGGTTCGGTGTGAGTGACGTCAGGTCACTCCGCCGGGACGATGTTGACGACCTTGCGGCCGCGCTTGCGGCCGAACTCGACCGCACCGCCGACGAGCGCGAAGAGGGTGTCGTCGCCACCGCGACCGACGCCAGAGCCCGGGTGGAAGTGGGTTCCGCGCTGGCGGACGATGATCTCGCCGGCGTTGACGACCTGGCCGCCGAAGCGCTTGACGCCGAGGCGCTGGGAGTTGGAGTCGCGACCGTTCTTGGTCGAGGCCGCACCCTTCTTGTGTGCCATTGCAGTAAGTCCTTCGGGCTCAGAGGGAGATGTCGGTGACCTTGACCTGGGTGTACTTCTGCCGGTGTCCCTGGCGCTTCTTGTACCCGGTCTTGTTCTTGTACTTCTGGATGACGATCTTGGGTCCCTTGGTGGCGCCGAGGACCTCGACCGTGACCGCGGCCTTGTCGAGCTTCTTGGCGTCGGTGGTGACCGTCTCGCCGTCCACGGCCATCACCACGGGCAGGGTCAGCGTCTCGCCGACGGCGGTCGAGACCTTGTCGATCTCGATGACGTCGCCGACAGCGACCTTCTGCTGGGTGGCGCCAGCGCGCACGATCGCGTACACCGCGGTCTCCTTCACGTCTGTTGCATCGTCTGTGCCTGCGGCACGCACCGTGAGCTGGACGGGATGCCGTGCAGGGAGGCACGCAGCGCGCACCGAGGGTCAATAGTACGGACCGGGCCCTCACCCCGCAAAACGGCACCCGGACGGTCCGTCGCCGCGCGCCACGGGGGGCGGGGTCGCCGTCGGCGATAGCCTGCTGGGCAGACCGACCGGGCCGAAAGGACAGTCACGTGACCGACTACCCGCAGTATCCCCTGGACCCGAACCAGCCGGGTGGCGGAGCCCAGCCGTCGAGCGGCCAAGGGCCGCGCCCACAACCCGTCGACCTGGCCGTGAAGCTGATCTGGATCATGATCGGGCTGAGCGTCGTCGGGGCGCTCGTCACGTTCGTCAGCCTCGACAGCATCGTCGACCAGGCGCTCGAGGACGCCGGGGTCTCCGAGAGCCTCGATGCCGGCGCCGTGCGCACCGGTGCGGTCATGGGCGCCGTCGTGGGGCTGGTCATCAGCGTCGGCCTCTACGCCCTCCTCGCGGTGTTCATCGGCAAGGGCGCCAACTGGGCCCGCATCGTCTACACCGTCCTGGCGGGCCTCGGCATCGCCCTGTCGCTGCTGGGCTTCCTCACCGGTGGCGTCGGCGGACAGCCGATCCTGCTGACCCTGATCTCGCTGGTGTCGCTGGGCCTGACGATCTGGGTGCTGGCCCTGCTGTGGAGCTCGGAGTCGAGCGGCTGGTTCAAGCAGCCGCGCTCCCCCGTGGCCTGACCCACGACCGGGTGCGCGGCCCCCTCGGGCCGCGCACCGGAGCCGTACGGGGTCAGCGCTTGCGCGATCCGCGCTTCTTGACAGGGACGTGCTCGACCACCGGTGGCGTGGCCGGCTCGGCGTCGGCCGTCCCCGGCTCGACCGCCCCGTCGACGGGCGGGGAGCCGATCGACCCGACCGCCGTGGGGGGCGCAGCGCTCGCTCCCGCCGGTGGTCCCGCGGGTCGGCTCGCGCTGCGGCGACGCGTCCGCGTCACGACCTTGGGCGCCTGCGGCTCGGCGGGCCGCTCCGGCCCGGGCTCCGTCGGCGTATCAGCGCCCCGTGCCGGCTCCGAGGCCGGGCTCGGCTCGTCGGACTCGGGCCGGTCGGGCGCCTGGTCGGGCTTCTCCTGGGCGGACGGCTCGCTGGCTCCACCCGACCGGTCGGGGGTCGCGTCAGCCGCCTGCTCCGCCGCCGGTTGGGCTTGGTCAGCGGCGGCTGCAGGCACCGGGGCATCGGGCTCGGCCGTGGATCCCTCGGTCTCGGTCTCGGCGGTCTCGGCGTTCCCGGCATCCTCAGCGTCCTCTGCCTGCTTCGGTGCGGGCCGCGCCATCGCCGCGACGTCCTTGGGCGACGGGCTGGCGGACTGACCGTTGCCTCCGCTGCCCCCGTTGCCGTTGCCGGACCCGGCTCCGCCGCGGCCGCGGCGCGAGCGCCGGTTGCCACGTCGTGAGTCGTCGTCGCCCTTCTTGGGCTCGACCGGGGCCTCGGTGGTGATCAGGCCGCGCCCACCACAGTGCTCACAGGTCTCCGAGAACGCCTCGAGCAGACCGGTGCCGATCCGCTTCCTGGTCATCTGCACGAGGCCGAGCGAGGTGACCTCGGCGACCTGGTGGCGGGTCCGGTCACGGCCCAGGCACTCCACGAGCCGACGCAGCACGAGGTCGCGGTTGGACTCGAGCACCATGTCGATGAAGTCGATGACGATGATGCCGCCGATGTCGCGCAGCCGGAGCTGGCGCACGATCTCCTCGGCCGCCTCGAGGTTGT
The genomic region above belongs to Nocardioides coralli and contains:
- a CDS encoding alpha/beta fold hydrolase encodes the protein MTDHSPSMTRHPAPGTTRGVVLMLHGGKARGHTIVDNRSASWRRSAAMARSIAGTAGEAGAAVWLLRYRHRGWNGGHGPVEDARWALDQVRAEHGEVPTVLLGHSMGARTSIHVADHPLVRGVVALAPWFTDAEPVGALAGKRLVAAHGSRDRITSARATRAFVQRVRSAGADAAYVDMGPVGHYMLRRVSAWNDVAVGRSLELLDSR
- a CDS encoding CocE/NonD family hydrolase; its protein translation is MRPTRIVALLLGALVTALLTTAPGGAAPGAAAEGTESYEVHYVPTVGDAVIRVEVWRDTAHDAAGQPVLLTYSPYNSIGEPDPARDSLGRDYVPRGYARAVADVIGTRGSTGCWDYGGRAEQQSGVDVVKWLADRGWSNGRVGMIGGSYNGTTASMVAARGRDVPELKAIVPIAAISRWYGYAYGNGVRYLLNSEQPTDEGFDTPLAFDLGFGKTVAADPMGQTFADTVRARAAECGTVEHTEAGYDRNPDYDGFWRERDYRRHADDFRAAVLLAHGWQDFNVKQEEGTELWRDIPVDRPGTARTEGVPFKLMYLTQGKHSGGTNGPQWDSLLQRFLDHTLLGRQTGIRSEGPVITQGETSEGVTDFRTLADYPAPATRPTRLWLRPDGTLAGSPSGQQHVASYLETGTSTEEATPGLLYRSQPADARTRVVGSPVLDARLRVSAETMHLTPVLYDEAPDGSRKVVARGFQHLDYRKSLRTADPAPGKWVRARVQLLPVDYTLATGHRFVLAVQSSNTVWAVPGNPGTVEVRDGRKGSSLRLPTL
- a CDS encoding methionine synthase translates to MTLATGIGSHPGEDDAAYAEAVRVVLGELPDLPYLPEVPGRGAAASMTGRAVAVTDDLAFDLQPAGWRLTDAAGRDQRRARSQLAQDLDRLEEQAQGYEGAFKTQLAGPWTLAATVERPRGDRVLADHGARRELAQALAEAVRRHLDDLRRRLPGVDRWVVQVDEPALGAVLAGRVPTASGFGKHRSVEPPAASEALRWVLEAISDAGAEPWVHCCAPGVPLDLLHGAGARGLAVDPATLGPADHDALAGALEAGVAVALGVVPTLTPVDDVTDRVLRWLEMVGLEPSEALVVSPGCGLAGASPEWATRALTVARTAAGRLG
- the mnmA gene encoding tRNA 2-thiouridine(34) synthase MnmA; protein product: MRVVAAMSGGVDSAVAAARAVDAGHDVTGIHLALSRNPASYRSGARGCCTIEDSNDARRAADVIGIPFYVWDLSERFHDDVVEDFMDEYAAGRTPNPCLRCNEKIKFAAVLDRALGLGFDAVATGHYAQLRTGDDGLVEMHRAVDHGKDQSYVLGVLDQAQLRHSLFPLGGSTKPQVREEAARRGLLVADKPDSHDICFVADGDNTGWLAEKLGDRAPNRGGDIVDSATGEVLGQHAGTFGYTIGQRKGLRIGRPAPDGKPRFVLDIEPVSGTVTVGPRSELAVDRITGIRPRWCGTVPGRLEGTVQLRAHGDEHRAVVTVDDDHVAIELLDPAYGIAPGQAAVIYDGTRVVGSATISATARAEAGRA
- a CDS encoding cysteine desulfurase family protein: MTETGSVYLDHAATTPMLPVAIEALTARLADVGNPSSLHASGRHARRIVEESRETIAQALDCRPGEVVFTSGGTEADNLALKGIYWSRRRADSRRTRILATAVEHHAVLDPLHWLAEHEGAEVELLPVDERGRLDEAAYRAAVERDPDSVALVSVMWANNEVGTMQPVSEVTAIAGPHGIPVHTDAVQAVGAVPVDFAASGVEAMTLTGHKLGGPYGVGALVVRREVDVTPLGHGGGQERDIRSGTLDTPGIAAFAAAVEAAVKEQPDHAERLRTLRDDLVRRVLAVVPDAHLHGPQLDVAGTERLPGNAHLGFPGCEGDSLLMLLDARGIECSTGSACSAGVPQPSHVLLAMGCDEEQARHSLRFSFGHTSTPADVDAVVAAIGPVVERARAAKRA
- the proB gene encoding glutamate 5-kinase, which encodes MTTRPEVTSARRVVVKIGSSSLTTAAGGIDPERVRRLVDVLAASRSAGREVVLVSSGAIAAGLAPLGLARRPRALPAQQAAASVGQGLLVHRYTEELARHGVTTGQVLLTVDDVTRRSHYRNAYQTFAKLLELGVLPIVNENDTVATSEIRFGDNDRLAALVAHLVHADLLVLLSDVDGLYDGNPTRPGTSLVTEVPAGDDLSWVRIGRTGAAGLGSGGMQTKVDAARIAGGAGIPVVLTSADQAAAALAGEPVGTLFHPTGRRRPTRLLWLAHATEPKGSVRIDDGAVRAVTQRRASLLAAGVTGAEGVFVAGDPVDLVAPDGTPVARGLVNFDAEEVPALLGKSSHQLREELGSAYEREVVHRDDLVLL
- the obgE gene encoding GTPase ObgE encodes the protein MAVPSFIDRVTLHVAAGRGGNGVASVHREKFKPLGGPDGGNGGPGGSVILRVERDVTTLVDYHHSPKRRAEHGGHGAGGHRNGAHGHDLVLPVPDGTVVRDPGGTVLADLVGPGTELVVAAGGRGGLGNAALASSKRKAPGFALLGEPGDELDIVLELKVVADIGLVGFPSAGKSSLVAAMSRARPKIADYPFTTLVPNLGVVTAGDTTFTVADVPGLIEGASEGRGLGHDFLRHIERCAALVHVIDTATLEPGRNPVDDLDVIENELARYGGLEDRPRLVALNKADVPDGREIAAMVADELDARDLRVFVVSAASGEGLRELTFAMAGIVEAARAAEPEVEATRIVLRPPSADGADTFTVKETGEGWRVRGEKPERWVRQTDFSNDEAVGFLADRLNRLGVEARLLELGAVEGDTVLIGHPDDAVVFDFRPGLDAGAENLARRGEDSRFDEQRPAARRRRDIQAGMDDRGEGETRADVARRLRRGSGGDAGEDTGDAAYGPTSYEIGGADDPDWAESDPEA
- the rpmA gene encoding 50S ribosomal protein L27, with the protein product MAHKKGAASTKNGRDSNSQRLGVKRFGGQVVNAGEIIVRQRGTHFHPGSGVGRGGDDTLFALVGGAVEFGRKRGRKVVNIVPAE
- the rplU gene encoding 50S ribosomal protein L21: MYAIVRAGATQQKVAVGDVIEIDKVSTAVGETLTLPVVMAVDGETVTTDAKKLDKAAVTVEVLGATKGPKIVIQKYKNKTGYKKRQGHRQKYTQVKVTDISL